The Salvelinus fontinalis isolate EN_2023a chromosome 36, ASM2944872v1, whole genome shotgun sequence genome window below encodes:
- the LOC129835362 gene encoding homeobox protein SIX6-like: MFPLPMFTPEQVARVCENLEETGDIERLGRFLWSLPAAVPGSAGEALNRHESVMRARALVAFHGGNFEALYQILQSHRFTRESHAKLQDLWLDAHYREAERLRGRALGPVEKYRIRKKFPLPRTIWDGEQKTHCFKVRHQAERTRSLLREWYLQDPYPNPSRKRHLAQATGLTPTQVGNWFKNRRQRDRAASAKNILQQDPTHLPSGSSPEGPAQEHHAHHPRLLAASPRHPGSPEASDCSTSTDRRGTGTSTPDNSVSSDSEFES; encoded by the exons ATGTTCCCTCTGCCTATGTTCACCCCGGAGCAAGTGGCTCGGGTGTGCGAGAACCTCGAGGAGACCGGCGACATCGAGCGCCTTGGGCGGTTCTTATGGTCCCTGCCTGCCGCTGTCCCTGGCTCCGCGGGGGAGGCGCTCAACCGCCACGAGTCAGTGATGCGCGCCAGGGCGCTGGTTGCCTTCCACGGAGGAAACTTCGAGGCGCTTTACCAGATCCTCCAGAGCCACCGCTTTACGCGCGAGTCTCACGCCAAGCTCCAAGATCTGTGGCTGGATGCGCACTACCGCGAGGCGGAGCGGCTCCGGGGCCGTGCCCTGGGACCCGTGGAGAAGTACCGCATCCGCAAGAAGTTCCCCCTGCCTCGCACCATCTGGGACGGCGAACAGAAGACGCACTGCTTTAAGGTGAGACACCAAGCT GAGAGAACTCGCAGCCTGCTCAGAGAGTGGTACCTCCAGGACCCGTACCCAAACCCATCCAGGAAACGGCACCTGGCCCAGGCCACGGGACTCACGCCCACACAGGTCGGCAACTGGTTCAAGAACCGACGCCAGAGAGACAGGGCTGCATCGGCAAAGAACAT actGCAGCAGGACCCCACCCACCTGCCTTCCGGAAGCTCCCCTGAGGGTCCTGCCCAGGAGCATCACGCCCACCACCCCCGCCTGCTGGCCGCCTCCCCGCGTCACCCGGGCAGCCCAGAGGCCAGCGACTGCAGCACGAGCACCGACCGCCGGGGCACTGGCACCTCCACCCCAGACAACTCCGTTAGCAGCGACAGCGAGTTCGAATCCTGA
- the LOC129835360 gene encoding actin-related protein 2-like, producing the protein MDSEGRKVVVCDNGTGFVKCGFAGSNFPEHIFPALVGRPIIRSNTKVGNIEIKDLMVGDEASECRSMLEVSYPMDNGMVRSWEDMLHLWDYTFGPERLDISPPDCKVLLTEPPMNPTKNREKIAEVMFETYQFHGIYVAIQAVLTLYAQGLLTGVVVDSGDGVTHICPVYEGYSLPHLTRRLDIAGRDITRYLIKLLLLRGYAFNHSADFETVRMLKEKLCYVGYNIEQEQKLATETTVLVESYMLPDGRQVMVGGERFGAPEALFQPHLINVEGAGVAELLFNTIQAADIDLRSDLYKHIVLSGGTTMYPGLPSRLEREIKQLYLEKVLQGDTEKLSKFKIRIEDPPSRKHMVFMGGAVLANIMKDKESFWLSRADYLEKGLRVLDKLGCGVK; encoded by the exons ATGGACAGCGAGGGCAGAAAGGTTGTCGTCTGTGACAATGGCACAGGG TTTGTCAAGTGTGGCTTCGCTGGCTCCAACTTCCCAGAGCATATCTTCCCTGCCTTGGTGGGTCGGCCCATCATCCGGTCAAACACAAAAGTTGGAAACATTGAGATTAAG GACCTGATGGTGGGTGACGAGGCCAGTGAGTGTCGCTCCATGCTGGAGGTGTCCTACCCCATGGACAACGGCATGGTACGCTCCTGGGAAGACATGCTTCACCTGTGGGACTACACCTTCGGCCCCGAGCGCCTGGACATCAGCCCCCCAGACTGCAAG GTGCTTCTGACAGAACCGCCCATGAACCCCACTAAGAACCGCGAGAAGATCGCTGAGGTCATGTTTGAGACCTACCAGTTCCACGGCATCTACGTGGCCATCCAGGCCGTGCTCACACTCTATGCCCAGG GTTTGTTGACAGGTGTGGTTGTGGATTCGGGGGACGGGGTGACACATATATGTCCTGTGTACGAGGGCTactctctaccccacctcacaCGCAGGCTGGACATCGCAGGACGTGACATCACGCGCTACCTCATCAAG TTGCTGTTGCTGCGTGGTTATGCTTTTAACCACTCGGCTGACTTTGAGACGGTCCGTATGCTGAAGGAGAAGCTGTGCTACGTGGGATACAACATCGAGCAGGAGCAGAAACTGGCTACAGAGACCACCGTGCTGGTGGAGTCGtacatg CTGCCTGACGGTCGACAGGTGATGGTGGGAGGGGAGCGGTTCGGAGCCCCAGAGGCCCTCTTCCAGCCCCACCTCATCAACGTAGAGGGTGCAGGCGTGGCTGAGCTGCTGTTCAACACCATCCAGGCTGCTGACATAGATCTCAG GTCTGACTTGTACAAGCACATTGTTCTGTCAGGAGGCACCACTATGTACCCTGGCCTTCCCtccagactggagagagagatcaAACAGCTGTACCTGGAGAAGGTGCTGCAGGGGGACACTGAGAAACTCTCt AAGTTTAAGATCCGCATTGAGGACCCCCCAAGCCGTAAACATATGGTGTTTATGGGTGGAGCGGTGCTGGCCAACATCATGAAGGACAAGGAGTCCTTCTGGCTGAGCCGGGCTGACTACCTGGAGAAAGGCCTGAGGGTTCTGGACAAACTGGGGTGTGGCGTGAAGTAG